The sequence ATAAATTCAAAATCGTCGTAAATTTCAATCAACTCAATTATATCAGCAGCGCGGGACTCGGCGTTTTTATGGCTTATGTCGAAACTATGAGAGAAAACAACGGCGATATTAAATTTGCCAATCTTAAGGAAAACGTATACAATATTTTCGATCTGCTCGGTTTTCCCCTCCTTTACGAATTCTATAAAGACGAAAACGAAGCTATCCAAAAGTTTAACGAGCCGGGTAAATCTTGAAAAACAACAGATTGCATAAACAACTTAAAATAAACAGCGGCACGGAAAATCTGGCAAATGTCAGAAAATTTGTGAAAGATACCGCCTTGGAATGCGGATTTGGCGAAGACGATATCGAACAGATTATCCTCGCAGTCGACGAGGCATGCACCAATATTATAAAACATGCTTACGGATTTTCGCCGGACGGTATTATCGATATCGATGTGAAATTTAAGGACGATAAATTTACTATCGCTATCACGGACGAAGGCAAGGGTTTCGATCCGAAACAGATTCCGATTCCGGACGTTCAGGAATTTTATAAACAGAAAAAAGTAGGCGGGCTCGGGATCTACCTGATGAGAAAATTGATGGACGAAGTAAACTATTCCATTGAAAACAAAAACAAGAATCGGGTAACATTAGTCAAATATCTTAAGAACGCCTAATGGACAAGACCGATAATATCGGGTTGTTGAGAAATCTTTCGGCTTTGGTCGATTTCAGCAACCTTATTAATTCCAGCCTCGATATCAATTTTATCCTGAATAATATTCTTTTGACATGTATGGGAAAATTCCATACTACCAAAGGCTTGATTGTACTGTTCGACAGGGCAGGGAAGCCTAATATAAATATTTCAAAGGGTTTTCTAAACGCTCCCGAAATTCCGGAAGATTTATATACAAACGACGAAGCGCTCGATAATTTTATTCAAGATTGTCAATTCTCTATCCGAAAAGAAATCAATTCAACGACGGGCGCAATAGGAGTAATTTTTCTGGGTAGAAAATTAACCGGCAAAGAGTACGATAAAACTGATTTGGAATTTTTAAGCACTATTATAAATATCGGAGCAACCGCAATCGAAAATTCTTTGACTGTAGAAGAATTGAAAAGAGTCAACAGAGAACTCGATTCGAAGGTCAATCAATTGAGTTCGCTCTTCGACCTGAGCAAAGAATTCAGCGGACTCCTGAAAATCGAAACTATCGGCAAGCTGCTGGCATTTTCGTTAATCGGTCAAATGACCGTTTCGGAATTTGCGATAGTAATTTGCAGCGGGGAAAAACACAGGATACTCGAAACAAAATACGATCGAAACAAAATTGCTTTATTTCTCGACAAATGCGATGCCCGCAAAATAAACACGGTTATTACCAAAAGGCAATTTACGGAAGAGTTGATGCTTCTGACCGAGTTGGGCGTAGAACTGATAGTGCCAATGCAAATAAAAGGCGAAACCAAAGGTCTGATTATGCTGGGGGAGAGGAAGAATCGAAAAAAATATGAGCAGACGGATATAGAATTCATTTCTTCGCTGGGAAGCATTGCCATAATATCGATTGAAAACGCTTTGCTGTTCGAAACGGCGCTCGAAAAGCAAAGAATGGAAAAAGACCTGGAGACCGCAAGAACGATTCAAAAAAATCTGTTGCCCAAATCGATTCCAAAATTCGATACAATTGAAATTGCCGCTTATAACGAATCGGCAAAAATTGTAGGAGGAGATTATTACGATGTAATTCAACTCGATGAGGATAATGTGTTGATTGCAATTGCCGACGTATCGGGCAAAGGAGTCCCCGCATCGCTGTTGATGGCGAATCTTCAAGCGTTCCTCAAAACAATTTGCAAAATGAAATTGCCTCTCGATAAAGCGACTAATTTAATCAACGACCTGATTGCGGAAAATACTACTATGGGGAATTACGTTACTTTCTTCTGGTCGGTGTTTAATACCGAATCGAAAGAATTAACTTATGTCAATGCCGGGCATAATCCGCCGTTTTTAATTCGCAATGGAAAGATAACCAAATTAAAAAAAGGGGGCATGATTATCGGATTCCTGCCTACTACAATACCTTACGAATCGGAGACGGTTAAACTTCAAAAGGGAGATTACCTAATTTTGTACACGGACGGAATAACGGAGGCGATGGATAAGAATAATAAAGAATTTACGGATGAAAAATTCGAAGAGCTCGTTTGCCGTATGAAGGAAGAATCGCCTTACGAGGCAATGAAGATTATTAAAAAAAGTATCGACGAGCACGTTAAAGGCGCCGAGCAGAGCGACGACTTAACTTATATTGTTGCCAGAGTGACGAAATAAAAAAGCCGCCCGAATGAGCGGCTTATTGAATACCTACCATCGTTAGAATTCAAT comes from Melioribacter roseus P3M-2 and encodes:
- a CDS encoding STAS domain-containing protein, with the protein product MADFNVGLRDAGSVSIVELKGYLDAHTAPELENIFNKLIRENKFKIVVNFNQLNYISSAGLGVFMAYVETMRENNGDIKFANLKENVYNIFDLLGFPLLYEFYKDENEAIQKFNEPGKS
- a CDS encoding ATP-binding protein — its product is MKNNRLHKQLKINSGTENLANVRKFVKDTALECGFGEDDIEQIILAVDEACTNIIKHAYGFSPDGIIDIDVKFKDDKFTIAITDEGKGFDPKQIPIPDVQEFYKQKKVGGLGIYLMRKLMDEVNYSIENKNKNRVTLVKYLKNA
- a CDS encoding GAF domain-containing SpoIIE family protein phosphatase is translated as MDKTDNIGLLRNLSALVDFSNLINSSLDINFILNNILLTCMGKFHTTKGLIVLFDRAGKPNINISKGFLNAPEIPEDLYTNDEALDNFIQDCQFSIRKEINSTTGAIGVIFLGRKLTGKEYDKTDLEFLSTIINIGATAIENSLTVEELKRVNRELDSKVNQLSSLFDLSKEFSGLLKIETIGKLLAFSLIGQMTVSEFAIVICSGEKHRILETKYDRNKIALFLDKCDARKINTVITKRQFTEELMLLTELGVELIVPMQIKGETKGLIMLGERKNRKKYEQTDIEFISSLGSIAIISIENALLFETALEKQRMEKDLETARTIQKNLLPKSIPKFDTIEIAAYNESAKIVGGDYYDVIQLDEDNVLIAIADVSGKGVPASLLMANLQAFLKTICKMKLPLDKATNLINDLIAENTTMGNYVTFFWSVFNTESKELTYVNAGHNPPFLIRNGKITKLKKGGMIIGFLPTTIPYESETVKLQKGDYLILYTDGITEAMDKNNKEFTDEKFEELVCRMKEESPYEAMKIIKKSIDEHVKGAEQSDDLTYIVARVTK